One part of the Tautonia rosea genome encodes these proteins:
- a CDS encoding PD40 domain-containing protein codes for MLLITLAVPVAAWGQGAASVFVVGVNGNGLRTVAASGVGPEGFHRAAYPSWSPDGRFIAFTAFDTTGRRPEIRIVSRDGGPSRTIVGGVAPSWSHDGSKLAFMISGKRTIATDWTRPGRNDERVAIVPLDRPEVLQDVGAGLWPRWSPTDDRLAFSSRQEASWDIFVRSADGMSLARLSDNPAMDTEPIWTPDGREVIFLSNRGVRWDLYRAPADGSAVPRRLTNHPSREENASLSPDASRIAFTDQPGRPNSRILILDLASEVVRPLLPDPLGDRDPTWSPDGLFIAFASRRPLP; via the coding sequence ATGCTGCTGATTACGCTGGCGGTTCCGGTTGCGGCCTGGGGCCAGGGGGCGGCCAGTGTGTTCGTGGTCGGGGTGAATGGCAACGGCTTGCGAACGGTCGCGGCGTCAGGGGTTGGGCCCGAGGGGTTTCATCGGGCGGCTTACCCGAGCTGGTCACCTGATGGTCGGTTCATCGCGTTCACGGCCTTCGATACGACAGGGAGACGACCCGAGATAAGGATTGTCTCCCGAGACGGTGGCCCATCTCGAACGATCGTTGGGGGAGTCGCCCCTTCCTGGTCGCACGATGGGTCAAAACTCGCCTTCATGATCAGTGGAAAACGCACGATTGCAACCGACTGGACCCGCCCGGGACGGAACGATGAGCGCGTGGCGATTGTCCCGCTCGATCGGCCCGAGGTTCTGCAGGATGTCGGCGCGGGGCTTTGGCCGCGCTGGTCGCCAACTGACGATCGCCTGGCCTTTTCCAGCCGACAGGAAGCGAGCTGGGATATTTTCGTCCGATCGGCCGACGGAATGAGCCTGGCTCGCCTCTCGGACAATCCAGCGATGGATACCGAGCCGATCTGGACCCCCGACGGACGCGAGGTCATTTTCCTGTCCAACCGTGGCGTCCGCTGGGACCTTTATCGTGCCCCAGCAGACGGCTCCGCCGTTCCTCGACGATTGACCAACCACCCGAGCCGGGAAGAGAATGCGAGCCTCAGCCCCGACGCCTCTCGGATCGCCTTTACCGACCAGCCTGGCCGCCCGAATAGCCGGATCCTGATTCTCGATCTCGCCAGCGAGGTCGTTCGTCCGTTGCTTCCCGACCCTCTCGGCGACCGCGACCCCACCTGGTCGCCTGACGGCCTGTTCATCGCCTTTGCCAGTCGCCGACCCTTGCCGTGA
- a CDS encoding PEP-CTERM sorting domain-containing protein, whose translation MHRLNDPIGFLNGLGLIAVLLLGSEGRSEFVVTEYARLPRTPTQLTFGSDGSLYAGSSATDGADIGPSWVYRIAPGGTSVTRFGNEQINDPDAVLFDAEGRISGVAGSVLVGGLAPWNGVQNRGRLSAIRPNGTINFINTLQFTNPHQMAFDSTGRMLLTDIGESRSVFALTREPGSNLQITRLIEFNSFGTSPTGLAIGPGDQIFTSHRDGVIRVHNADGTLVNNAFATLFDPSSVPPQGQLRTLAFAPGGMFGTDLYTQGLAGEIVRIDASGQTEIILSGLGPIGGMTFGPDGALYLADPLNDRILRVTPTVIPEPSSLLLVGLGGLAVVGVQLRQRSRRLGGSRPR comes from the coding sequence ATGCACCGCTTGAATGACCCGATCGGTTTCCTCAACGGACTAGGCCTGATCGCCGTCCTGCTGCTCGGCAGTGAAGGGCGGTCCGAGTTCGTGGTGACCGAATACGCGAGACTTCCCCGGACTCCCACACAGCTCACGTTCGGGTCGGACGGCTCGCTTTATGCGGGCTCGTCCGCAACCGATGGCGCCGACATTGGGCCGTCGTGGGTCTATCGGATTGCCCCCGGAGGCACCTCGGTCACGCGCTTTGGCAACGAGCAAATCAATGACCCAGATGCCGTCCTTTTCGACGCCGAAGGGCGAATCTCGGGGGTCGCCGGATCGGTTCTCGTGGGAGGATTGGCCCCCTGGAATGGCGTTCAGAACCGGGGCCGACTCTCGGCGATCCGCCCGAACGGAACGATCAACTTTATCAACACGCTCCAGTTTACCAATCCGCATCAAATGGCGTTCGATTCAACCGGACGGATGCTCTTGACGGATATTGGCGAGTCTCGCAGCGTGTTTGCCCTGACACGCGAGCCGGGATCGAATCTTCAGATCACGCGCTTGATCGAATTTAACAGCTTTGGAACCTCACCAACAGGTTTGGCAATCGGTCCTGGCGATCAGATTTTCACCAGCCACCGCGACGGCGTGATTCGAGTGCACAATGCCGATGGCACGCTGGTCAACAATGCCTTCGCCACCCTGTTCGATCCGAGCAGCGTACCACCCCAGGGACAATTGAGGACCCTCGCGTTTGCCCCCGGCGGCATGTTTGGCACCGACCTGTATACCCAGGGCCTTGCCGGTGAAATCGTCCGGATCGATGCCAGCGGCCAGACCGAGATCATCCTCTCGGGCCTGGGACCGATCGGAGGAATGACCTTTGGGCCTGACGGGGCGCTGTATCTGGCCGATCCCCTGAACGACCGCATCCTGCGGGTGACGCCCACCGTCATCCCCGAACCCTCGTCGCTGCTCCTGGTCGGTCTGGGAGGTCTGGCGGTCGTCGGCGTCCAACTGCGACAGCGGTCCAGACGGCTCGGCGGATCGAGGCCGCGGTGA
- a CDS encoding RNA polymerase sigma factor gives MAIADCGKTDRGLIGKVADWRDASAWGRFDATYRPMVRSWGRRFGFEGDDLEELCQVVMIWLSRKITSFRDEPTRTFRAWLRCVVSSRAIDLLRARRRALPNIDPDVMVDERPLPPLDSTRCSKTDPVRSVPAEVLQTVQRRVQPESWRIFWMVRVEGMSVDEVRHLFGKTYAATYRNQERVARMLRAEMERFQSTDA, from the coding sequence ATGGCGATCGCAGACTGCGGCAAGACGGATCGCGGCTTGATCGGGAAGGTCGCCGACTGGCGCGATGCCTCGGCCTGGGGCCGGTTCGATGCGACGTATCGGCCCATGGTCCGCTCCTGGGGTCGGCGCTTTGGCTTTGAAGGGGATGACCTGGAGGAACTCTGCCAGGTCGTGATGATCTGGCTGAGCCGGAAAATCACGAGCTTCCGCGATGAGCCGACACGAACCTTCCGGGCCTGGCTTCGGTGCGTCGTCTCGTCTCGGGCGATTGACCTCCTGCGAGCCCGACGACGAGCCTTGCCGAACATTGACCCCGACGTGATGGTCGATGAGCGACCGCTGCCGCCGCTCGATTCCACGAGATGCTCGAAGACCGATCCCGTGCGGTCAGTCCCCGCCGAGGTCTTGCAGACCGTCCAGCGACGCGTGCAGCCCGAGAGCTGGAGAATCTTCTGGATGGTCCGCGTTGAGGGGATGTCGGTCGACGAAGTTCGCCACCTGTTCGGCAAAACCTACGCGGCAACCTACCGGAATCAAGAGCGGGTGGCTCGGATGCTTCGCGCCGAGATGGAACGGTTTCAATCGACGGATGCCTGA
- a CDS encoding serine/threonine protein kinase: MATAACPSLDELRQLDSEFLDDSRFAVLEAHLEQCGRCRAQLEQLLAEASLLPSISPGPEPDPPGIPPSFPGYRVRRELGRGAHGVVYLATRVLDGSPVALKCLGGSPVDLARWRREAETLRQLELPGVVRLFDAHEAGGWVCLVMEYLDGGSLEQRLDPDPSAETAARLVEEIARTIETVHQSGLLHLDLKPSNILLSGDRDESLDRVRPLVADFGLALPWGDAEATWTMALGPRGTPSYMAPEQLVPERAMIGPAADVYALGAILYRMLTGRPPFLASTKLETYLHLRDRDPVSVRRLNPSVPESLETICLACLRKSPGQRYASAEALADDLRRFLNGRPIRQRPTSNIVKGARWCRRNPLVSGLSLALAVSLVSLVFVQSARLRVSRAEEARLDRELVRLEENLTLSTDVLTHYSSYAYSLLFKDRAIDASFILAEITPVRARLERARESGTIDPANLYGLGLVDLLTADILLTQNRPLREIRPHLIEARNAFQEAMRRAPAAPHIAGNLERLGTHWFLHRIGATLGYLEHTDYAYDWEGSVSSLVDAIEADLDMLGIDRQSALTPVMNVMSYIGISQRNADHPDGAKFFFQWQRLGGRIISQTVKGIDEAERTAELYEDIAQELHNRYPTEPAFVYLLAEVYQQKAKNCWKRDNLDGVRHWLARSIEVNEHAVALDPSVERYQTVLADRRRRLAELSSD, translated from the coding sequence ATGGCCACGGCGGCCTGCCCAAGTCTCGACGAACTACGCCAGCTTGATTCCGAGTTCCTTGACGACAGCCGTTTTGCCGTCCTCGAAGCACACCTCGAACAGTGTGGCCGATGCCGAGCCCAACTTGAGCAACTCCTGGCCGAGGCGTCACTGCTCCCCTCGATCTCGCCTGGCCCGGAGCCTGATCCGCCGGGCATCCCTCCCTCGTTCCCCGGTTATCGTGTTCGGCGCGAGCTGGGTCGTGGGGCCCACGGCGTCGTCTACCTGGCGACTCGGGTCCTCGACGGATCTCCGGTCGCGTTGAAGTGCCTCGGTGGCAGCCCGGTTGATCTGGCCCGCTGGCGTCGCGAGGCCGAGACCCTCCGACAGCTCGAATTGCCCGGCGTTGTTCGGTTGTTCGACGCCCACGAGGCTGGCGGCTGGGTTTGCCTGGTCATGGAGTATCTTGACGGAGGCAGTCTGGAACAGCGGCTCGATCCTGACCCATCGGCCGAGACGGCCGCTCGGCTGGTTGAAGAAATCGCTCGAACGATTGAAACCGTGCATCAGTCAGGACTGCTTCATCTTGATCTGAAACCTTCGAATATCCTGCTCTCCGGCGATCGCGATGAATCGCTCGACCGGGTGCGTCCCCTTGTGGCCGACTTCGGCCTGGCCTTGCCCTGGGGAGACGCCGAGGCTACCTGGACGATGGCTCTCGGGCCTCGCGGGACTCCCTCCTACATGGCTCCCGAGCAACTGGTTCCCGAGCGTGCCATGATCGGCCCGGCGGCCGATGTCTATGCCCTGGGGGCCATCCTCTACCGGATGCTCACCGGCCGTCCCCCGTTCCTCGCCTCGACGAAGCTGGAAACCTATCTCCATCTCCGTGATCGTGACCCGGTTTCCGTCCGTCGACTGAATCCGAGTGTTCCTGAGTCGCTCGAAACGATCTGCCTGGCTTGCCTTCGGAAATCGCCGGGTCAGCGCTATGCCTCTGCTGAGGCACTGGCCGATGATCTCCGACGCTTCCTCAACGGCCGCCCGATCCGCCAGCGACCGACTTCGAATATCGTCAAAGGGGCACGCTGGTGCCGTCGCAATCCGCTGGTTTCCGGATTGAGCCTGGCGCTGGCGGTCTCACTGGTGAGCCTTGTCTTTGTCCAATCGGCCCGATTGCGGGTCTCCCGAGCCGAGGAAGCCCGCCTTGATCGTGAACTTGTTCGCCTGGAAGAAAATCTGACGCTCTCGACCGACGTGTTGACGCATTACTCAAGTTATGCATACTCGCTTCTCTTCAAGGATCGGGCGATTGATGCCTCGTTTATTCTGGCCGAGATTACGCCGGTACGGGCTCGCCTGGAGCGGGCCCGGGAGTCCGGGACGATCGATCCGGCAAACCTGTATGGGCTCGGCCTGGTCGATTTACTCACTGCGGATATCCTGCTCACCCAGAATCGACCGTTGAGGGAGATTCGGCCCCACCTGATCGAAGCGAGAAACGCGTTTCAAGAGGCAATGCGCCGAGCGCCGGCGGCTCCGCATATCGCGGGAAATCTGGAACGGCTCGGGACGCACTGGTTCTTGCACCGGATCGGTGCGACGCTCGGCTACCTCGAACATACGGACTATGCGTATGACTGGGAGGGATCGGTGTCGTCGCTCGTCGATGCCATCGAGGCGGATCTCGACATGCTCGGGATCGACCGCCAGTCCGCGCTGACGCCGGTGATGAACGTGATGTCTTATATTGGGATCAGCCAGAGGAATGCCGACCATCCCGACGGTGCGAAATTCTTCTTCCAGTGGCAACGGCTGGGAGGCCGCATCATATCACAAACCGTCAAGGGGATCGACGAGGCCGAGCGCACGGCCGAACTGTACGAGGACATCGCTCAGGAACTTCACAATCGTTACCCCACCGAACCGGCGTTTGTCTACCTGCTTGCCGAGGTGTATCAGCAAAAGGCCAAGAATTGCTGGAAGCGAGACAACCTCGACGGGGTTCGTCACTGGCTCGCTCGCTCGATCGAGGTCAATGAGCATGCCGTGGCCCTCGATCCTTCCGTCGAGCGCTATCAAACGGTCCTTGCCGATCGTCGGCGTCGACTGGCTGAACTTTCCAGCGACTGA
- a CDS encoding YfhO family protein: MDDRGSADHPGHGRRIRVELLLLATVAMLALMAAPSLWGEVYTTEDLGFFHIPLRIFFARCLATGADPSWCPQLFCGFDLHGEGQIGLAHPWHRLLYRAFRFETAFNLEFLISYPATMLGMILLLRRRGLPIDASMLGGFMAAFGGFIVFHYMHVNVVAVLAHIPFALLAIDLIMRSESARSRSWPGAALAAITGSQLLLGYPQVVFFSMMIEGLYAASVWFEVRGRPRWLTALVVAKVLGLGLGAVQVLPSWGALAESERSAPTAEFLGMLSLPPTNTVQWLVPYLFESRVYAPAEDLVPGWSVEPASTLSDARVKEYGLYNGVAVPVLLVWVLMRRRHLAHSHLASWAVVVTSLGLMLAFGKYFPVFELSHRLPGFNVFRAPARFVLLVHLASSVLVAVAFADLTALRSRGDRLPWKRLWPLALPTIGSVAIVAAARSCSPEAWLADHQARAGAVFLSVGLVSIVSILVIASARRVSWAPTALAVLITLDLGGYAMTYLASGSRAKLDLLAAFHPVATRSMGERAVFGPGILTCDNMWMFSGRGLVEGYAGLTPVRRLDYAKSSSRRVASAAWSVGRPATPLPDPLPRARLVAEARVSDDPNRDLDTIDPALVALVDRPVALDAGEPSSSLPIIVRDQPGDLRVVVDSPGRRLLVISERNHHGWTARVDRQPAEIIRAYGDFMGIVVEEGQHMVHLRFQPKTLAVGKAISIASMALVIAWPLCLRWRRGPSPLARRTRAVILKGVHRRSASPVDSSSIDARQSSAS, encoded by the coding sequence ATGGACGATCGAGGATCGGCGGATCACCCGGGCCACGGTCGGCGCATTCGGGTGGAACTGCTCTTGCTGGCCACCGTCGCGATGCTCGCTCTCATGGCCGCGCCGAGCCTCTGGGGAGAGGTCTACACCACCGAAGATCTCGGATTCTTTCACATTCCGTTACGCATCTTCTTTGCCCGCTGCCTGGCCACCGGAGCCGACCCGTCCTGGTGCCCTCAACTCTTCTGCGGGTTCGACCTGCACGGAGAGGGGCAGATCGGCCTGGCACACCCCTGGCATCGCCTGCTCTACCGGGCCTTTCGGTTCGAGACCGCATTCAATCTCGAATTTCTGATCAGTTATCCGGCCACGATGCTCGGGATGATCCTGCTCTTGCGCCGTCGCGGGCTCCCGATCGATGCCTCGATGCTCGGCGGGTTCATGGCGGCCTTTGGCGGATTCATTGTTTTTCACTACATGCATGTGAACGTCGTGGCCGTGCTGGCCCACATCCCGTTCGCCTTGCTGGCGATCGACTTGATCATGCGGAGCGAATCGGCCCGAAGCCGATCCTGGCCAGGAGCGGCGCTGGCGGCGATCACCGGCTCGCAGCTCTTACTTGGCTATCCTCAGGTCGTCTTCTTTTCGATGATGATCGAAGGGCTGTATGCCGCTTCCGTTTGGTTCGAGGTGCGTGGTCGGCCGCGATGGCTGACAGCCCTGGTCGTTGCGAAGGTGCTCGGCCTGGGACTCGGGGCCGTACAGGTCTTACCCTCATGGGGGGCGCTGGCGGAGTCGGAACGCTCGGCCCCGACCGCGGAATTCCTCGGTATGCTCTCGCTGCCTCCGACCAATACGGTGCAATGGCTCGTCCCTTACCTGTTCGAGAGCCGCGTCTATGCTCCGGCGGAGGACCTTGTCCCCGGCTGGAGCGTTGAGCCCGCCAGCACCCTCTCTGATGCCCGAGTCAAGGAATACGGCCTTTACAATGGCGTTGCCGTGCCTGTGTTGCTGGTCTGGGTCCTCATGCGTCGCAGACACCTGGCGCACAGCCATCTCGCCTCCTGGGCGGTGGTGGTAACGAGCCTCGGCTTGATGCTGGCGTTCGGTAAGTATTTCCCGGTTTTCGAACTGTCACATCGGCTGCCGGGCTTCAACGTCTTCCGCGCTCCGGCGCGGTTCGTGCTCCTGGTCCATCTGGCCTCGTCTGTCCTGGTCGCGGTGGCGTTTGCCGATCTGACTGCCTTGCGATCTCGGGGCGATCGTCTTCCCTGGAAACGGCTCTGGCCCCTCGCCCTGCCGACGATCGGCTCCGTGGCGATCGTCGCTGCCGCCCGTTCCTGCTCGCCCGAAGCGTGGTTGGCCGATCATCAGGCTCGGGCCGGTGCCGTGTTTCTCTCGGTCGGACTGGTCTCGATCGTCTCGATCCTCGTGATCGCCTCGGCCCGTCGAGTATCCTGGGCTCCGACGGCCCTCGCCGTCTTGATCACGCTGGACCTTGGTGGCTATGCCATGACCTACCTCGCCTCGGGATCGCGAGCGAAGCTCGACCTGCTGGCCGCCTTTCATCCTGTGGCCACGCGGTCGATGGGAGAGCGAGCCGTTTTCGGACCTGGAATTCTTACGTGTGATAACATGTGGATGTTCAGCGGTCGAGGGCTCGTCGAGGGCTATGCCGGGCTGACCCCCGTGCGTCGGCTTGACTACGCGAAATCGTCGAGCCGACGGGTGGCCTCGGCGGCCTGGAGCGTCGGCCGCCCCGCCACTCCGCTTCCCGATCCGCTCCCCCGCGCCCGACTGGTGGCCGAGGCGCGCGTCAGTGACGATCCGAATCGCGATCTCGACACGATCGACCCGGCTCTCGTCGCGCTCGTCGATCGCCCGGTCGCGCTGGACGCCGGCGAACCGTCGTCGAGCCTTCCGATCATCGTCCGGGACCAGCCCGGAGACCTTCGGGTTGTGGTTGATTCGCCTGGACGCCGCCTCCTCGTGATCTCCGAGCGGAACCATCACGGCTGGACGGCCCGCGTGGATCGCCAACCGGCCGAGATCATCCGGGCCTACGGCGATTTCATGGGTATCGTCGTTGAAGAAGGGCAGCACATGGTCCACCTCCGTTTCCAGCCGAAGACACTGGCCGTGGGTAAGGCCATCTCGATCGCCTCGATGGCCCTGGTGATCGCCTGGCCGCTCTGCCTGCGATGGCGGCGAGGACCGTCTCCGCTTGCCCGGCGGACGCGAGCGGTGATCCTCAAAGGGGTCCACCGGCGATCCGCGTCCCCCGTTGATTCCTCCTCCATTGATGCGAGACAATCGTCAGCGTCGTAA
- a CDS encoding lipoate--protein ligase family protein codes for MTDDDLPSFRMLDCTLSGVFANLALDEALLIDADQTDAPPLLRTWELPELAVVMGASCRIAEAVQVERCRADGVAIARRSSGGGTVLIGTGALNFTVILPIDSAPGRMAVDDVQRWVLGRIAERLRAYGAPVEVLGSGDLAIEGRKCSGSAQRRVKRRFLVHASILYDLPADRIARYLGAPPKRQPAYRAGRPHDAFVTNLPMPRSAILQAIREAWIGPGDALEPPPVPDALLADLLTTKYTDPAWIERF; via the coding sequence ATGACGGATGATGACCTCCCCTCGTTTCGCATGCTCGATTGCACGCTTTCCGGAGTGTTTGCCAACCTCGCACTGGATGAGGCCCTGCTGATCGACGCCGATCAGACCGACGCCCCCCCCTTGCTGCGGACCTGGGAGCTGCCCGAACTGGCCGTCGTCATGGGGGCCTCGTGTCGGATTGCCGAGGCCGTACAGGTGGAGCGTTGCCGCGCCGACGGGGTTGCCATCGCTCGCCGGAGCAGCGGAGGAGGGACCGTCCTGATTGGGACGGGAGCCTTGAACTTCACCGTGATCCTTCCCATTGACTCGGCCCCGGGTCGAATGGCGGTTGACGACGTGCAGCGATGGGTGCTTGGTCGAATCGCTGAGCGTTTGCGGGCGTATGGGGCTCCGGTCGAGGTACTCGGCTCCGGTGACCTGGCAATCGAAGGTCGTAAATGCTCGGGAAGCGCCCAGCGTCGCGTGAAACGACGGTTTCTCGTGCATGCCTCCATTCTCTACGATCTCCCGGCCGACCGGATCGCCCGATATCTCGGCGCCCCTCCAAAACGTCAACCGGCCTATCGGGCGGGTCGGCCTCACGACGCATTCGTCACCAATCTGCCGATGCCGCGATCGGCAATTCTTCAAGCGATTCGAGAGGCCTGGATCGGCCCTGGCGACGCGCTCGAGCCCCCGCCCGTTCCCGACGCCTTGCTCGCCGATCTGCTGACCACCAAGTATACCGATCCCGCCTGGATTGAACGATTTTAG
- a CDS encoding DUF1559 domain-containing protein, which produces MRNRFRKGFTLIELLVVIAIIGVLIALLLPAVQSAREAARRAQCTNNLKQVALAMHNYHDTFGSLAPGRKGCCWGTWQLFILPQIEQISAYNAFNFDGNNVNGPDGSHRYFGAVNRTVANLDISAYLCPSDSGSNPANPITATVNGMRFECKYRNYVINMGNTTVSQLNMPAFGINFGGAPFYDMGSPNIDIAPQYYPGRTTRKVVGFSSIKDGLSNTLLVSEAIIANGRDLRGFTQWGDAVGFNGFLTPNSRSPDVIDDFWCNRQPPNPPCTPVTSELDKTFAARSYHPGGVNAAMADGSVKFVKDTINVFVWRSLSTTNGGEVISADQF; this is translated from the coding sequence ATGCGAAATCGTTTCCGTAAGGGATTTACCCTCATCGAGCTTCTTGTCGTTATCGCGATCATCGGCGTTTTGATCGCTTTGCTGCTGCCGGCGGTGCAGTCGGCCCGAGAGGCCGCTCGTCGTGCGCAGTGCACCAATAATCTCAAGCAAGTCGCCCTGGCGATGCACAACTATCACGACACCTTCGGCTCCCTGGCCCCCGGCCGCAAGGGATGCTGCTGGGGCACGTGGCAGCTGTTCATTCTGCCTCAGATCGAGCAGATTTCCGCCTACAACGCCTTCAACTTCGACGGCAACAACGTCAATGGTCCCGACGGCTCGCACCGCTACTTCGGTGCGGTGAACCGCACCGTTGCGAACCTCGACATCTCGGCCTATCTCTGCCCGAGCGACTCGGGGTCGAACCCGGCCAACCCCATCACGGCGACCGTCAACGGGATGCGCTTCGAGTGCAAGTACCGCAACTACGTCATCAACATGGGCAACACCACCGTCTCTCAGTTGAACATGCCTGCCTTCGGCATCAACTTCGGTGGTGCTCCGTTCTATGACATGGGTTCGCCCAACATCGACATCGCTCCGCAGTACTACCCTGGCCGCACCACCCGCAAGGTTGTTGGCTTCTCGTCGATCAAGGACGGCCTGAGCAACACCCTGCTCGTCTCCGAGGCAATCATCGCCAACGGCCGAGACCTCCGCGGCTTTACCCAGTGGGGCGATGCCGTTGGCTTCAACGGCTTCCTGACCCCCAACAGCCGGTCCCCGGACGTCATCGACGACTTCTGGTGCAACCGCCAGCCGCCCAACCCTCCGTGCACCCCGGTCACCTCTGAGCTGGACAAGACCTTCGCCGCCCGCAGCTATCACCCCGGTGGCGTCAACGCCGCCATGGCGGATGGCAGCGTCAAGTTCGTCAAGGACACGATCAACGTCTTCGTTTGGCGGAGCCTGAGCACCACCAACGGTGGTGAGGTCATCAGCGCCGACCAGTTCTGA